In Rhodamnia argentea isolate NSW1041297 chromosome 4, ASM2092103v1, whole genome shotgun sequence, the following proteins share a genomic window:
- the LOC115757121 gene encoding uncharacterized protein At2g34160-like: MAMEQITEGVNSIALNGDSIKKNRIQVSNTKKPLFFYVNLAKRYMQQYNEVELSALGMAIATVVTIAEILKNNGFAAEKKITTSTVGIKDESRGRPVQKAKIEILLGKSEKFDELMAAAAEQTDTGATEEQS, encoded by the exons ATGGCGATGGAGCAGATCACCGAGGGAGTCAACAGCATCGCCCTGAACGGCGACTCCATCAAGAAGAATCGCATCCAAGTCTCCAACACCAAGAAGCCTCTCTTCTTCTACGTCAACCTCGCTAAG AGATATATGCAGCAGTACAATGAGGTGGAACTTTCTGCTCTTGGGATGG CTATCGCGACAGTGGTCACCATCGCCGAAATTCTGAAGAACAATGGATTTGCTGCAGAGAAGA AGATCACAACGTCAACTGTTGGTATAAAGGATGAATCAAGAGGGCGACCTGTCCAAAAGGCCAAG ATAGAGATATTGTTGGGGAAGTCAGAGAAGTTCGATGAATTGATGGCAGCTGCTGCTGAGCAGACTGATACTGGAGCCACTGAAGAGCAGAGTTGA